The DNA region AACAGCTTCACCGCTGGCGTGGGCAAACAAAACGCAAACTGGTACAGCAAGGGTTGTCAGCTTCCCTGAAGCAAGAAATTCAATACTACGAGCTGGCCACCGAAAAAACCGCGCGCACGTTTGAAAAAGAGATTGATACTCTACTGAGCCAATTAAAATCGGTTTCTTCGTTCTATCCGCAGGCGGAAAAGCTCGCCGCCCATCAAGCTCAGCACGCCGACCCTATGTTTCAGTCGTACTTTTGCAATAAATGGCACGCGCATTTAAAGGCGGAAATACAAAAAAATCAGTCCGACAGTGTTGAGGCGCAAAAACAAAAGCTCTTGGAAGATTTGTACCGCCGGATTTCAACCTATCAGCAAATGGATGGCGTTGACCAGTCGGGCGATATCAGCAAAGTAGGGCGGCTGTGGGATATGGCGGCGAGCTCTCTCTCTCAGCAAGACGTCACCTTGCTTAAGCGGTTTATTGCTTTTCTAGAGAAAAACCCAGAGCTTCAGGCAATCGCGGAACAACTCGGGCGCATGGCCAATCAGGTGAATCTTTCTGGGCCAAGCCAACAGCCCACTGAAACACTGAAAACCAAACCAGAGCGTCAGGTGGATGTGCCGGACGATATCACGGGGATTTGCCAAAGTGATCGGGTTGATCGCTTGTTGCCCAATGAAGCGGTGTTGCTCGCGGATCCGGCGCTTGAAGTGGTGTTTTACAAGCAATTGGTAGACAAACAGCTCCTCAACTATCAGTTTTCCGGTAAGGCCTATCGCCGTAAAAAAGTCGAGACACAGGCGCCGAGTCAATCTAAGCCTGAAAAAAAGAAAGGGCCGTTTATCATTGCGGTGGATGCCTCAGGTTCGATGAGCGGTTTTCCAGAGCAGTGTGCTAAAGCCCTCGCGTACGTGTTGATGCGAATTGCCGCTACTGAGCATCGAGACTGTTACGTGATGCTCTTTTCCACTGACCATATTAGCTATGAGTTAACCGGTGAACGTGGTTTACAAGAAGCGATGAGCTTTCTGTCTTACCGGTTTCACGGTGGCACGGATATGACGCCAGTCATTGATAAAGCGATCAATCTGATGGAAAGCGATCGCTATCAAAACGCGGATCTAGTGGTCGTGTCGGACTTTATCGCGCCTAAGCAATCGGATGCGATGATCAACAAGGTTGAGGCGCTCAAAGCCAACCATAATCGCTTTCATGCCGTGAGCTTGTCTAAGTATGGCAATCCAAGCCTAATGGCTATGTTTGATCACTGCTGGCGATATCAGCCGTCACTCGGTGGCAGGTTGCTTAGTCAGTGGTGGCCGGGTAAATCATTTACAACGCAGAAGTAGGTCTGGCACGCGCTTTTAATCCCAACCAGCGGCCAATGCGTCGACCCAACACAGACAGACTTAAGCCAGTAACAATCAAGGCCGCCCCGATCCACTCAATCATCGATAAGGTTTCTCCTAACCCTATCGATGCGGCCGCCATGCCGACAATCGGGATCAGTAGCGCGAACGGGGTGACCGAGGCCGAAGTGTGCTGGTTCAGCAACCAGCCCCAGATGGCGAACGCTACCAGTGTAGATAAGTAACCCACATAAGCTATTGATATCCATCCGGATAACGGTGTCGCTTGTAACAGCGCAAGAGGTTGGTGACTTTCAAACCAATACGAGAGAGCAAACAGGGGTAGCGGTGGGATTAAGCTCACCCAAACCATAAAATGCATCAGGTTAACGCCTGGCATTTGTTTCATCACCATGTTGGCAATTGCCCAGAAAAAGCCAGCGGCAACAATCATCGCTACGCCGGTGAATGTCGCGCTCCCCGTTGAAGTGACGAAGAAGAGCCCAAAGCCGGCAAAGGCAACAACAAGCCCGATGCGTTGTGGCACGGTAATATGCTCTTTAAGGAGCAGTGCGCTTAGCGCAATGGTAAAAATAACTTGTGATTGTAACAGCAACGAGGCGATACCCGCTGAGGCATCGTCTTGCATGGCGATAAACAGCAAACTAAATTTAATTACGCCCAGGCTCAGTCCTACGGCGAATAGTTGCCAGAGTTTTACCTTAGGACGCGGAATAAAAAATACCGCCGGCAAGGCGACGATAAAAAATCGTAACCCTGAGAACAAAATGGGTGGTAGGGTTTCCAGCCCAACTTTAATGACGGAAAAGTTGACGCCCCAAATTAGCACCACCAATAAAGCGAGTAGAACGCTTTTAATGTTCATAGCCAATCCCTTACTAAGATAAAGCTACCCTAGCATGGATGGCTGTTGGATACGAAATCTTTGGCAGGAAGAGCAGAAAACTAGGCGCTTACCATAACAGTAAGCGCCGTCGCCGCCTAATTAAGCCACAAGTTAACCAAGTAGCAAGCTGTCGTCGGCAAGGGTTTCGCCACGGACTTTATTGAACATTTCCAGCAGATGCGGGACATCCATATTCTTGCGTTCATCACCGTGCACATCGAGAACAATATTGCCTTGGTGTAACATCACGGTGCGATCGCCACAGGCCAAGGCATCTTTCATTGAGTGAGTGACCATCATCGCCGTGAGGTTAAACTCATTGACGATGGTTTTGGTCAAATCAATCACGAACGCGGCCATACGTGGATCCAGCGCAGCGGTGTGCTCATCAAGCAGCAAGAGCTTACTGTCTGACAGTGTTGCCATGAC from Salinivibrio kushneri includes:
- the viaA gene encoding ATPase RavA stimulator ViaA — translated: MLSAESLNMGLMLAESGLLDAAMTELMSHPQLLVLTERSPAIKRAVKKQLHRWRGQTKRKLVQQGLSASLKQEIQYYELATEKTARTFEKEIDTLLSQLKSVSSFYPQAEKLAAHQAQHADPMFQSYFCNKWHAHLKAEIQKNQSDSVEAQKQKLLEDLYRRISTYQQMDGVDQSGDISKVGRLWDMAASSLSQQDVTLLKRFIAFLEKNPELQAIAEQLGRMANQVNLSGPSQQPTETLKTKPERQVDVPDDITGICQSDRVDRLLPNEAVLLADPALEVVFYKQLVDKQLLNYQFSGKAYRRKKVETQAPSQSKPEKKKGPFIIAVDASGSMSGFPEQCAKALAYVLMRIAATEHRDCYVMLFSTDHISYELTGERGLQEAMSFLSYRFHGGTDMTPVIDKAINLMESDRYQNADLVVVSDFIAPKQSDAMINKVEALKANHNRFHAVSLSKYGNPSLMAMFDHCWRYQPSLGGRLLSQWWPGKSFTTQK
- a CDS encoding EamA family transporter produces the protein MNIKSVLLALLVVLIWGVNFSVIKVGLETLPPILFSGLRFFIVALPAVFFIPRPKVKLWQLFAVGLSLGVIKFSLLFIAMQDDASAGIASLLLQSQVIFTIALSALLLKEHITVPQRIGLVVAFAGFGLFFVTSTGSATFTGVAMIVAAGFFWAIANMVMKQMPGVNLMHFMVWVSLIPPLPLFALSYWFESHQPLALLQATPLSGWISIAYVGYLSTLVAFAIWGWLLNQHTSASVTPFALLIPIVGMAAASIGLGETLSMIEWIGAALIVTGLSLSVLGRRIGRWLGLKARARPTSAL